The Methanobrevibacter thaueri DNA segment TGACCATCCGGATGTTCAAATCTTCTGTGCGACTGTAGACAGGGAACTGAACGAAAACGCATACATCCTACCGGGCCTTGGAGATGCAGGAGACAGGGTATACGGTACAAAATAGTGAAGTTCAACTTCACTAACCTTCTTTTTTTTGATATTATGTGGAATTTAATCTGGCCAATATTAATAGTACTTCTTTCAAATACTTTCTATAACATATGCATGAAATCAATGCCTGCAGACGTCAATCCCTTTGGGGCCTTGATGGTCACTTATCTGGTTGCAGCAATTATCTCAGCTGTAATCTTCGTATTTTCACTGGGACCGTCAAACATAAGTGTGGGATTGTCCAAAATCAATTGGACTTCCGTTGTTTTGGCATTGGCTATTGTAGGCCTTGAAGTTGGATACGTGTTTGTCTATCGTGCCGGCTGGGCCGTAAGCACTGCAAGCGTCGTGGCCAATATAGGTCTTGCATGTGTGCTTTTGGTTGTCGGATATTTCCTATACAGGGAAAACGTTTCAATGCAACAGATTTTAGGAATATTTGTCTGTATGTTTGGATTAATCTTGATTAATTTGTAGGAGGTAATAGCAATGATTTGTCCTAGATGTGGTTCATTTATTGATGCTGGAGAGCCATGCTGTCCTAACTGCGGGTATGATGGATCTGACGATGAAGATGATTATTAATCTGTTATTTTTCCATTATTTTTTTATAATTTATCGATATGATAAGTTTATACATCATTTAAAATTAAATTTTATTAAATTCATTATTTTAATTATAGTCTAATGTTTCTTTTCTTAATTTAACATATTCAATTTTTTAATTAGAATATGTCAATATATATACTATTAAATATTATATATTATATTATGAGGATTATTTTCAATAATTATCTCTTACAAATTGAGCATAAAGGAGGTGAAACATGGATAAAAAAATACTATTAATGTTATTGATTGCATTTACTTTACTAACGATGAATGTGTGTGTCGCTCAGGAATTGGATAATTCTACAAGTGATGTCCTTGAAATCGATAGTGATTCAGTTCAAAGCCTTGAAGCGGCTAATGATACTGACATACTGCAGGCTTCTGGTGTTAGCACTCATTTTGATGTTGAGAGCGCCACCGAATTTGATGTCATTGGGGATTATTTCAAGGTAAAATTAGCAGATGAGAATAATAATGTCCTTAAAAACGCTAAAGTAACTTTCAAAGTAAACGGGAAAACTTACACTCACAACACTGACTCATCAGGTATAGCCTCACTCC contains these protein-coding regions:
- a CDS encoding EamA family transporter yields the protein MWNLIWPILIVLLSNTFYNICMKSMPADVNPFGALMVTYLVAAIISAVIFVFSLGPSNISVGLSKINWTSVVLALAIVGLEVGYVFVYRAGWAVSTASVVANIGLACVLLVVGYFLYRENVSMQQILGIFVCMFGLILINL
- a CDS encoding zinc ribbon domain-containing protein, with the translated sequence MICPRCGSFIDAGEPCCPNCGYDGSDDEDDY